In Drosophila simulans strain w501 chromosome X, Prin_Dsim_3.1, whole genome shotgun sequence, one DNA window encodes the following:
- the LOC6725435 gene encoding uncharacterized protein LOC6725435, which translates to MSDIYYCSNSQMKKSRDADKSSAPLSAASINANATNLSAADKKNNNNNCSNRNKEKSMQANGKNWKGIVQSNPNPSGGVGTTAQPPKVFHNTRCTRHHKPHHSHGNGSAASAAGGAAGLANGQPPLEATQQRERERERDRERERERDRERDREREHQLHMHQHNHGLRRKSESVLSTDSDIRFTRRKLGDGQKCGCAVIAGFLIALLVAGIFVYVGYTYFRPEPLPDRVFRGRFMVLNDKWSMELANQNSMRFQHKARDYRERINLTLRRSDLREAYEGSEILALDGSEDNNNIVVHFNMIFDPYAGLVSSGDLLALFHEEMTQPPQQRRHFANMTVDVASLSIKETTGLIEEPVMSSSPLGGHDETTEPVVTTTPAPPRRCSPLELSYCRQVGYNITTYPNLLGHASYEQLAEDVIVFRELVDGECHREAYDFVCRLLQPPCDTHGSDMQPTPGQICREYCESFMAGCGGRLPQRFRQFFDCERFPESTGTQSCHQKPHCVSDMQSNVQSPRLCDGYADCPDLSDERSCAFCSPNALYCGRGRACVPRKARCDGKADCPDGADEKDCLSIAPLAADLLQPEPLVPYLSRFHSAGYAVFSEKGVVGKLCAEGLEGDAKLVVRQTVSESLCKSLGYESVEIFDVQNDTERLNDYVRVLDPHAPEISFIRTHCPRRQVLYVGCGELRCGVQSALFNAKQHLSLPKMSAPGDWPWLVALFREDIHVCDGTLISQDWVLTTEGCFQGQPRATWMAIVGAVRLSAKAPWTQRRRIIGMIKSPVEGSTAALVRLETPVSYSDHVRPICLPDALQRRLLQQPPAQRRSHVPVAERLEGQLVSQQRSRLSQENQQFFLIPSQEQQDSSTENQEDEDQDEQEDHFGGESAASYMPKAEALHQELDGYPLPDHAPQVNYYSSSSTVTSSSTAARTATKAPVLAAVPAAQEQIWTNCNTLGWSRQRDHLQRVQLKMGDMAPCENVSIATVNSMCMEATYQKYDCTQEEYSGAPVQCLIPGTNQWALIGVSSWRIACGPTGVERPRMYDKIASNAAWIRETISAI; encoded by the exons ATGAAGAAATCGCGCGACGCGGATAAATCATCCGCCCCGTTGTCCGCGGCCAGTATCAATGCGAATGCGACCAATTTGTCGGCTGCTGAtaagaagaacaacaacaacaactgcagcaatcGCAACAAAGAGAAGAGCATGCAGGCGAACGGTAAAAATTGGAAG GGCATTGTCCAGAGTAATCCCAATCCGAGTGGCGGTGTGGGCACCACGGCTCAGCCGCCAAAGGTTTTCCACAACACCCGATGCACAAGGCACCACAAACCGCACCACAGTCACGGTAATGGAAGTGCAGCTTCCGccgccggaggagcagcaggcttGGCCAATGGACAACCACCACTGGAAGCCACACAGCAGCGGGAAAGGGAACGGGAACGAGATCGGGAGCGGGAACGGGAAAGAGACAGGGAGCGAGACAGAGAGCGGGAACACCAGCTTCATATGCACCAGCACAATCACGGGCTGCGGAGAAAATCCGAGTCCGTCCTGTCCACCGACTCGGACATCCGCTTCACCCGCCGGAAACTGGGCGATGGCCAAAAGTGCGGCTGTGCCGTCATCGCTGGATTCCTCATCGCCCTCCTCGTCGCCGGAATATTTGTCTATGTGGGAT ATACCTATTTCCGACCGGAGCCGCTGCCAGATCGCGTTTTCCGCGGCCGCTTCATGGTGCTGAACGACAAGTGGAGCATGGAGCTGGCCAACCAGAACTCGATGAGGTTCCAGCACAAGGCGCGCGACTACCGGGAGCGGATCAATCTCACCCTGCGCCGATCCGATCTGCGGGAGGCCTACGAGGGCAGCGAGATTTTGGCCCTGGATGG GAGCGAGGATAACAACAACATAGTCGTTCACTTCAACATGATCTTCGATCCGTACGCGGGTCTGGTGAGCAGTGGTGACCTTTTGGCCCTATTCCACGAGGAGATGAcccagccgccgcagcagcgcCGCCATTTCGCCAACATGACGGTGGATGTGGCCAGTTTAAGCATCAAGGAGACGACCGGCCTGATCGAGGAGCCCGTGATGTCCAGTTCGCCGCTGGGCGGACACGATGAGACCACCGAGCCGGTGGTGACCACCACTCCGGCTCCGCCACGTCGCTGCTCACCGCTGGAGCTATCCTACTGCCGCCAGGTGGGCTACAACATTACCACCTATCCGAATCTTCTGGGACACGCCAGTTACGAACAGTTGGCCGAGGACGTGATCGTGTTCCGGGAACTGGTGGACGGTGAATGCCATCGGGAGGCCTACGACTTTGTGTGCCGGCTCCTCCAGCCGCCATGCGACACGCACGGCTCCGATATGCAGCCAACTCCGGGCCAGATATGCCGCGAGTACTGTGAATCCTTCATGGCCGGTTGTGGCGGTCGATTGCCGCAGCGCTTCCGGCAGTTCTTCGACTGCGAACGCTTCCCGGAGTCCACGGGCACCCAGTCGTGCCACCAGAAGCCGCACTGTGTCAGCGACATGCAATCCAATGTCCAGAGTCCTCGGCTCTGCGATGGCTATGCCGATTGTCCGGATCTTTCCGACGAGCGCAGCTGCGCCTTCTGCTCGCCCAACGCTCTgtattgtgggcgtggcagggcgTGTGTGCCGCGCAAGGCACGATGTGATGGCAAGGCGGACTGTCCCGACGGCGCCGATGAGAAGGATTGCC taTCTATAGCTCCACTGGCCGCCGATCTGCTGCAGCCGGAGCCCCTGGTACCGTACCTCTCCCGCTTCCATTCCGCCGGCTACGCCGTCTTCTCCGAGAAGGGAGTGGTGGGCAAGCTGTGCGCCGAGGGTCTGGAGGGCGATGCCAAGCTGGTGGTGCGCCAAACGGTCTCCGAGTCGCTTTGCAAGTCCCTGGGATACGA ATCCGTGGAAATATTCGACGTGCAGAACGATACGGAGCGTTTAAACGACTACGTGCGTGTTTTGGATCCACATGCGCCGGAGATCAGCTTCATACGGACGCACTGCCCCCGGCGACAAGTGCTCTACGTGGGCTGCGGGGAGCTGCGCTGCGGCGTCCAGTCGGCGCTTTTCAATGCCAAGCAGCACCTCTCGCTGCCGAAGATGTCCGCTCCAGGGGATTGGCCCTGGCTGGTGGCCCTGTTCCGCGAGGATATCCACGTTTGCGACGGCACCCTGATCTCGCAGGACTGGGTCCTCACCACCGAGGGCTGTTTCCAGGGCCAGCCGCGTGCCACTTGGATGGCCATTGTGGGTGCAGTTCGTCTGTCCGCCAAGGCACCGTGGACGCAGAGGCGCCGCATCATTGGCATGATCAAGAGCCCGGTAGAAGGTTCGACGGCGGCACTGGTGCGCCTGGAGACTCCGGTCAGCTACTCGGACCATGTGCGACCCATTTGCCTGCCGGACGCCCTGCAGAGACGCCTGCTCCAGCAGCCACCGGCCCAGAGGAGATCCCATGTTCCGGTGGCCGAGCGATTGGAGGGTCAGCTTGTGAGTCAGCAGCGAAGTCGATTGTCGCAGGAGAACCAGCAGTTCTTCCTGATCCCAtcgcaggagcagcaggacagCTCCACGGAGAACCAGGAGGATGAGGATCAGGACGAGCAGGAGGATCACTTTGGCGGCGAATCCGCCGCCTCCTATATGCCCAAAGCGGAGGCTTTGCACCAAGAATTGGATGGGTACCCACTGCCGGATCATGCGCCGCAGGTTAATtactactcctcctcctccacggTCACAtcctcctccaccgccgcccgcACAGCCACCAAGGCTCCCGTTTTGGCGGCTGTTCCGGCTGCCCAGGAGCAGATCTGGACAAACTGCAATACACTCGGTTGGTCCCGGCAGCGGGATCACCTGCAGCGTGTTCAGCTGAAGATGGGCGACATGGCGCCCTGCGAGAATGTGTCCATTGCCACCGTGAACTCCATGTGCATGGAGGCCACCTACCAGAAGTACGACTGCACG CAAGAGGAGTATTCGGGAGCGCCCGTCCAGTGCCTAATTCCGGGAACGAATCAGTGGGCGCTCATTGGGGTCTCCTCCTGGCGGATCGCGTGCGGACCCACCGGCGTGGAGCGGCCCAGGATGTACGACAAGATCGCCTCGAATGCCGCCTGGATCCGCGAGACGATCAGCGCGATATAG
- the LOC6725436 gene encoding uncharacterized protein LOC6725436 produces the protein MADITSSLKILFQGETNLITCGSSNTYEEVISQAMTRFAIPETQRKALILTNGKDYVFEAHLLEYFLLLFPCPEITFHLRFDWSKMRRSMGQTESLKRKRLVDLEQTEGQKEEDQEKEDPVPEYKPVPVYRMNCFLGSLPTAGAMPVHRQNCFLREQSQQQLNEISIPRLQEDDDQQKEPPKKRQRVDVCTKPRRTASTSVGPSPVPVMRTIRI, from the exons ATGGCCGATATCACGAGCAGCTTGAAGATTCTCTTCCAGGGCGAGACCAACCTCATCACTTGCGGATCCTCGAACACCTACGAAGAGGTCATCTCCCAAG CCATGACCCGCTTTGCCATTCCGGAGACCCAAAGGAAAGCCCTCATCCTGACCAACGGCAAGGACTACGTGTTTGAGGCGCATTTGCTGGAGTATTTCCTGCTTCTGTTTCCCTGCCCGGAGATCACCTTTCACCTGAGATTTGACTGGTCAAAGATGCGCCGCAGCATGGGCCAGACCGAGTCTCTTAAGCGAAAGCGTCTAGTGGATTTGGAGCAAACCGAGGGCCAGAAGGAGGAGGACCAAGAAAAGGAGGATCCGGTGCCGGAGTACAAGCCGGTGCCCGTCTACCGGATGAATTGCTTCCTGGGATCGCTGCCAACTGCCGGCGCCATGCCCGTGCATCGTCAGAATTGTTTCCTTAGGGaacagtcgcagcagcagttgAATGAGATTTCCATACCTCGGCTGCAGGAGGACGATGACCAGCAGAAGGAGCCGCCCAAGAAGCGCCAGCGCGTGGACGTCTGTACAAAGCCAAGACGCACTGCGTCCACGTCAGTTGGTCCATCTCCCGTTCCTGTCATGCGCACGATTCGCATTTAG
- the LOC6725437 gene encoding pyridoxine/pyridoxamine 5'-phosphate oxidase, translating to MTSSLAKIEDFPPDPVEFFKKILQEAAKGHPDGFMQEMNLATVDEEYGVLNRTVLYRGLTQDNCVFYITHRYVRNFKNLQANPKACITFYMPDVKDGAGNQSTWQVRLIGATAVELAQSEMDALWAKENLAAQIRGHICPCGEPINYDELKAKHDQFLQDHRGKSIERPASYTAWKFQPQRWDFLKVGLDQIADRVQYRLQKDGKWASMHVST from the exons ATGACCTCTTCTTTGGCCAAAATCGAGGACTTTCCCCCCGATCCCGTTGAGTTTTTTAAGAAGATCCTTCAGGAAGCCGCCAAAGGACATCCCGATGGATTCATGCAGGAAATGAACCTGGCCACCGTGGACGAGGAATACGGTGTGCTCAACCGCACTGTCCTGTACCGCGGACTCACCCAGGATAACTGTGTGTTCTACATCACCCATCGGTACGTTCGCAACTTCAAGAACCTTCAGGCGAATCCCAAGGCCTGCATCACCTTCTATATGCCGGATGTTAAGGATGGGGCCGGAAATCAGAGTACCTGGCAGGTGAGATTGATTGGAGCCACCGCCGTGGAACTTGCCCAAAGCGAAATGGATGCTCTGTGGGCCAAGGAGAATTTGGCTGCCCAAATCAGGGGTCACATCTGTCCCTGTGGAGAACCGATTAACTACGATGAACTCAAGGCGAAGCACGATCAGTTCCTTCAGGATCACAGAGGAAAATCCATCGAGAGGCCAGCAAGCTA TACCGCTTGGAAATTCCAACCGCAGCGTTGGGACTTCCTGAAGGTGGGTCTCGACCAAATCGCGGATCGGGTGCAGTACCGCCTTCAGAAGGATGGGAAATGGGCATCCATGCACGTGTCCACCTAA
- the LOC6725438 gene encoding uncharacterized protein LOC6725438 encodes MTSILDMKAGPPDYWAEISNFFLPLKYLITNDRFDSMVRDIDLYYLINGVFWIFVALSCGYYAFQRLFQFFLKSSSMKHFQRRLFARVIWNIAFYAASCLFLHFYNEFMILPQLMKNQGRYSLFYSSENLIFYRSHQAEKFQFYSIFIITFYLHGAWLDFKDADFLEVGSKGLYLLSLVAIDVYRYENYFVGLNLTVGLYSILTEVLALLVLPSTNSHRIIYQVFLGLRIMVWAYVFVNLLPFKYFIPTLFAKNFKLSLNVPIWLWYGLSIWNSPVLQYFYHQIYHTAPSDCSGEGSAAKCILVKDTSEFRHYKTLKKAYLEVKLAHIRTTSNSLPSETSSASAKTFQAIKCVMMLKRKLKRIREGRGHEPEDDNDDQAVDT; translated from the exons ATGACCTCCATTCTGGACATGAAGGCCGGTCCGCCCGACTACTGGGCGGAGATCAGCAACTTCTTTCTGCCGCTGAAATACCTGATCACCAACGACCGCTTCGATTCGATGGTGCGGGACATAGACCTCTATTACCTGATAAACGGTGTGTTCTGGATATTCGTGGCGTTGTCCTGCGGCTACTACGCCTTCCAGCGGCTCTTCCAG TTCTTTCTGAAGTCGTCGAGCATGAAGCACTTTCAGCGGAGGCTGTTCGCCCGCGTGATCTGGAACATCGCCTTCTATGCGGCCAGCTGCCTGTTCCTGCACTTCTACAACGAGTTCATGATCCTGCCGCAGCTGATGAAGAACCAGGGACGCTACTCGCTATTCTACTCCTCGGAGAACCTGATCTTCTATCGATCTCATCAGGCGGAGAAGTTTCAGTTCTACTCGATCTTCATCATCACGTTCTACCTGCATGGGGCGTGGTTGGACTTCAAGGACGCTGACTTCCTGGAGGTGGGCTCCAAGGGACTCTACCTGCTGTCCCTGGTCGCCATCGATGTTTATAG GTACGAAAACTACTTTGTGGGCCTGAATCTGACGGTGGGTCTGTACAGCATACTCACCGAGGTGCTGGCCCTGTTGGTCCTGCCCAGCACCAATTCACACCGGATCATCTACCAGGTTTTCCTCGGCCTGCGCATCATGGTGTGGGCGTATGTGTTTGTCAACCTGCTGCCCTTTAAGTACTTCATACCCACGCTGTTCGCCAAGAACTTCAAGCTGTCCCTGAATGTGCCCATTTGGTTGTGGTACGGCCTCTCTATTTGGAACTCGCCGGTGCTGCAGTACTTCTACCATCAGATATATCACACAGCGCCGTCGGATTGTTCGGGCGAGGGATCGGCGGCTAAATGCATCCTGGTCAAGGACACCAGTGAGTTCCGGCACTACAAGACACTGAAGAAGGCCTATTTGGAGGTAAAGCTGGCGCACATTAGAACCACGTCCAATTCGCTGCCCTCCGAAACCAGTTCGGCCTCGGCCAAAACCTTTCAGGCCATCAAAT GCGTCATGATGCTGAAGCGCAAATTGAAGCGGATTCGCGAGGGACGTGGCCATGAGCCGGAGGATGACAACGATGACCAGGCCGTTGATACCTAA